The following proteins are co-located in the Silene latifolia isolate original U9 population chromosome 1, ASM4854445v1, whole genome shotgun sequence genome:
- the LOC141653226 gene encoding uncharacterized protein LOC141653226: MCSGELATLDNIAARTRGESSSCYFCQSNSESSLHLFRDCSVAKWVWNAIGLEWDGEGTEMGVDGDVRGWVEDRWRVISAEDYGGFMIGCWAIWEHMNKVVFEGVRVEPDRVVQRVKDIIQEGDGSVGTNGGRRRGRVEGAGDREHEGWKPASEGVVKINVDAGVKEGEGVGTGVVCRDDRGMVRWGLTIVRDMEWEPRFAEAIAVLDGLQEAQTCRHRRVVLESDCLQVIDALLEKRKGRSSFLLLVDDILSLCSSFDSVVWSHTSRINNSVAHALAHVLPRVVGKTVWPSLLPSVANSAAEYDLSVMN, encoded by the coding sequence ATGTGTAGCGGAGAATTGGCAACCTTGGACAACATAGCAGCTCGAACTAGAGGTGAGTCTTCTTCTTGCTATTTTTGTCAGTCTAACTCTGAGTCGTCTTTACATTTGTTTCGAGACTGCAGCGTGGCAAAATGGGTGTGGAATGCTATCGGTTTGGAGTGGGATGGCGAGGGTACCGAAATGGGGGTGGATGGAGACGTGCGTGGCTGGGTGGAGGATAGGTGGAGGGTCATTTCAGCGGAGGATTACGGGGGGTTTATGATCGGGTGTTGGGCTATATGGGAACACATGAATAAGGTGGTGTTCGAGGGGGTGCGGGTGGAGCCAGATAGAGTGGTGCAGCGAGTTAAGGACATTATCCAGGAAGGGGACGGGAGTGTAGGGACTAATGGGGGTCGACGGCGAGGGCGTGTGGAGGGTGCAGGTGACAGGGAGCATGAAGGCTGGAAACCAGCATCGGAAGGGGTTGTTAAAATAAATGTAGATGCGGGTGTGAAAGAGGGGGAAGGGGTAGGCACAGGGGTAGTGTGTCGAGATGACCGCGGGATGGTGAGGTGGGGACTAACGATAGTGCGGGATATGGAGTGGGAGCCACGGTTTGCAGAGGCTATAGCGGTGCTGGACGGATTGCAAGAAGCTCAAACATGCAGGCATCGACGGGTGGTTTTGGAAAGCGATTGCCTTCAAGTGATTGACGCGCTGTTGGAGAAACGCAAAGGGCGGAGTTCGTTTTTGCTTTTAGTAGATGACATTTTATCTTTATGTAGTTCCTTTGATTCGGTAGTTTGGTCTCATACGAGTCGTATTAATAACTCTGTAGCTCATGCTTTAGCTCATGTTTTACCTAGGGTAGTTGGCAAAACTGTTTGGCCGTCTTTGTTACCTTCTGTTGCGAATTCTGCAGCGGAGTATGATTTATCGGTAATGAATTAA